One stretch of Oceanimonas pelagia DNA includes these proteins:
- a CDS encoding sodium:solute symporter family protein produces MDIQTWTFILVGLSFALYIGIAIWARAASTGEFYVAGGGVHPVANGMATAADWMSAASFISMAGIISFAGYDGGVYLMGWTGGYVLLALCLAPYLRKFGKFTVPDFIGDRYYSQTARMVAVFCAIFVSFTYVAGQMRGVGVVFSRFLEVDINLGVIIGMCIVFFYAVMGGMKGITYTQVAQYCVLIFAFLVPAIFVSLLVTGTPVPQLGFIGETSDGVYLLDKLDGLSRELGFTEYTSGKKSGIDVFFITAALMVGTAGLPHVIIRFFTVPKVRDARISAGWALLFISFLYTTAPAVAAFARANMIDGLNGADGQGVIAEQAPAWVANWEKTGLVQWEDKNGDGRMFYAGDERNEMTISPDIIVLASPEIGRLPNWVVALLAAGGLAAALSTAAGLLLVISTSIAHDLLKKGLKPDMTDKQELLAARIAAAVAVFGAGYLGINPPGFVAQVVAFAFGLAAASFFPAIVLGIFYKKMNKEGAIAGMVSGIVFTAAYIIYFKFINPAASVPENWWFGISPEGIGTLGMLVNLAVSLVVAKLTTETPQEVQELVESIRFPKGAGEAHSH; encoded by the coding sequence ATGGATATTCAAACCTGGACATTTATTCTGGTGGGGCTCAGCTTCGCACTTTATATCGGCATTGCCATCTGGGCTCGGGCCGCCAGCACCGGTGAGTTTTATGTGGCCGGCGGTGGTGTGCATCCGGTGGCCAACGGCATGGCCACGGCGGCCGACTGGATGTCGGCGGCCTCCTTTATTTCCATGGCCGGCATCATCTCGTTTGCCGGCTATGACGGTGGCGTTTACCTGATGGGCTGGACCGGCGGTTATGTGCTGCTGGCACTGTGTCTGGCGCCTTACCTGCGCAAGTTCGGCAAGTTCACCGTGCCCGACTTTATCGGCGATCGCTACTATTCCCAGACCGCCCGCATGGTGGCGGTGTTCTGTGCCATCTTCGTGTCCTTCACCTATGTGGCGGGCCAGATGCGCGGCGTGGGCGTGGTGTTCTCCCGCTTTCTGGAAGTGGACATCAACCTGGGTGTGATCATCGGCATGTGCATCGTGTTCTTCTACGCGGTCATGGGCGGCATGAAGGGCATTACCTACACTCAGGTGGCCCAGTATTGCGTGCTGATCTTCGCCTTCCTGGTGCCGGCCATCTTTGTTTCCCTGCTGGTAACCGGCACCCCTGTGCCCCAGCTGGGCTTTATCGGTGAGACCTCCGACGGCGTTTACCTGCTCGACAAGCTCGACGGCCTGTCCCGGGAGCTGGGCTTTACCGAATATACCTCGGGCAAGAAGTCCGGTATTGACGTGTTCTTCATTACCGCCGCGCTCATGGTGGGTACCGCCGGCCTGCCTCACGTGATCATTCGCTTCTTCACCGTGCCCAAGGTGCGAGACGCCCGCATTTCCGCCGGCTGGGCGCTGCTGTTCATCTCCTTCCTGTATACCACCGCGCCCGCCGTGGCCGCCTTTGCCCGCGCCAACATGATCGACGGCCTTAACGGTGCCGACGGCCAGGGCGTGATCGCCGAACAGGCCCCGGCCTGGGTGGCAAACTGGGAGAAAACCGGCCTGGTACAGTGGGAAGACAAGAACGGTGACGGCCGCATGTTCTATGCCGGTGACGAGCGCAACGAAATGACCATCAGCCCCGACATCATCGTGCTGGCCAGTCCCGAGATCGGTCGTTTGCCCAACTGGGTGGTGGCCCTGCTGGCGGCCGGTGGCCTGGCGGCGGCGCTGTCGACCGCGGCCGGCCTGCTGCTGGTGATCTCCACCTCCATTGCCCATGACCTGCTCAAGAAGGGCCTCAAGCCCGACATGACCGACAAGCAGGAGCTGCTGGCTGCGCGTATCGCCGCCGCGGTGGCGGTATTCGGGGCCGGTTATCTCGGCATCAACCCGCCGGGCTTTGTGGCCCAGGTGGTGGCCTTCGCCTTTGGTCTGGCGGCGGCGTCCTTCTTCCCGGCCATTGTGCTCGGCATTTTCTACAAGAAAATGAACAAGGAAGGCGCTATTGCCGGTATGGTGAGCGGCATTGTGTTTACCGCCGCCTACATCATTTACTTCAAGTTCATTAATCCGGCGGCCAGTGTTCCCGAAAACTGGTGGTTTGGTATTTCGCCGGAAGGCATCGGTACCCTGGGTATGCTGGTAAACCTGGCGGTATCGCTGGTGGTGGCCAAACTGACCACGGAAACCCCGCAGGAAGTGCAGGAGCTGGTGGAAAGCATTCGCTTTCCCAAGGGCGCCGGCGAAGCACACAGCCATTGA
- a CDS encoding DUF4212 domain-containing protein: MAFESQEKQKAYWKENLRLMGILLAIWFTVSYLFGIVLVDVLNAFTIGGAKLGFWFSQQGSIYVFVVLIFVYVWRMNVLDKKYNVDEA, translated from the coding sequence ATGGCGTTCGAAAGTCAGGAAAAACAAAAGGCGTACTGGAAAGAAAACCTGCGGCTGATGGGCATCTTGCTGGCCATCTGGTTCACGGTTTCCTACCTGTTTGGCATTGTGCTGGTGGATGTGCTCAATGCCTTCACCATTGGTGGCGCCAAGCTGGGTTTCTGGTTTTCCCAGCAAGGATCCATTTATGTGTTTGTGGTGCTCATTTTCGTCTATGTGTGGCGAATGAATGTGCTCGACAAGAAATACAACGTAGACGAAGCGTAA
- a CDS encoding AEC family transporter — protein sequence MLLTLLNIVLPVFAVVAVGYVFGRRQRNPDMGFVNLANVAVFCPALVFSALIHNPVSLADSWPLILAGALCIILPGLLLALFRFHGLERRTLVLAGMFRNTGNIGIPLMMLAYGEDQLGAIIVLFVLSNLLHFSLGLFILSREAGRWQWLKNPIVWAAVAGVLLAEHKSVLPDFVYTSADLLGQMAVPLMLFALGVRLSVGEVGNLGLALRVNLAYLLAGAVAFALVAGWLPLRPEWLQLLALSVMLPPAVLNYLLCEQYRCQPDKMASIVLLGNVMAVVIIPVVVYITLSFF from the coding sequence ATGCTGCTTACCCTGCTCAATATCGTGTTGCCGGTGTTTGCCGTGGTGGCGGTCGGTTATGTGTTTGGCCGGCGCCAGCGCAACCCCGACATGGGCTTTGTCAACCTGGCCAATGTGGCGGTGTTCTGCCCGGCGCTGGTGTTCTCCGCCCTGATCCACAACCCCGTTTCCCTGGCCGACAGCTGGCCGCTGATCCTGGCCGGCGCCCTGTGCATTATCCTGCCGGGGCTGCTGCTTGCCCTGTTCCGCTTTCACGGCCTGGAACGGCGCACCCTGGTGCTGGCGGGCATGTTCCGCAACACCGGCAACATCGGTATTCCGCTGATGATGCTGGCTTACGGCGAAGACCAGCTTGGTGCCATCATTGTGCTGTTTGTGTTGTCCAACCTGCTGCACTTTTCCCTGGGACTGTTTATTCTCTCCCGCGAGGCGGGGCGCTGGCAGTGGCTGAAAAATCCCATCGTGTGGGCGGCGGTGGCCGGGGTGCTGCTGGCGGAGCACAAGTCTGTGCTGCCCGACTTTGTCTATACCAGCGCCGATCTGCTGGGACAGATGGCGGTGCCGCTGATGCTGTTTGCCCTGGGCGTGCGGTTGTCGGTGGGCGAGGTGGGCAATCTGGGGCTGGCGTTGCGGGTGAACCTGGCTTATCTGCTGGCGGGGGCGGTGGCCTTTGCCCTGGTGGCGGGGTGGCTGCCGCTCCGGCCCGAATGGCTGCAATTGCTCGCCTTGTCGGTGATGCTGCCGCCGGCGGTGCTCAATTACCTGCTGTGTGAACAATACCGCTGCCAGCCCGACAAAATGGCCAGCATCGTACTGCTTGGCAATGTCATGGCAGTGGTCATTATTCCCGTGGTGGTTTACATTACATTGAGTTTCTTTTGA
- a CDS encoding D-amino acid dehydrogenase: MKVLVLGSGVVGVTSAWYLAQQGHEVVVLDRQPDAAEETSFANAGQLSFGMSSPWAAPGIPVKAMKWMFQAHAPLKVRPGTNPAQWKFMLSMLANCNEKSYSINKSRMVRVSEYSRQCINALQDELNLPFEGRRKGLLQVFRTEKQVADAAKDIKVLQEFGVKHTMLNVAECIAREPALARVQDKLVGGLHFPDDQTGDCNLFTKALARKCQEKGVVFKFNTEIKALVRDGDEIRGVQTDHGLETADQVLVCMGSYSPFLLTPLGISLPIYPVKGYSLTIEVNKDEDAPQSTVMDETYKVAITRFENRIRAAGTAELADFNKDLPAARRETIAHSVSSLFPKGGKMEEAEFWTGFRPMTPDGTPIIGGTRYKNLWLNTGHGTLGWTMGAGSGALIADLISGKQPDIDSDGLAFSRYG, translated from the coding sequence ATGAAAGTTTTGGTTCTGGGTAGTGGTGTTGTCGGCGTGACCAGCGCCTGGTATCTGGCCCAACAGGGGCATGAAGTGGTGGTGCTGGATCGCCAGCCCGATGCGGCGGAAGAAACCAGCTTTGCCAACGCCGGTCAGCTGTCCTTTGGGATGTCGTCGCCCTGGGCCGCCCCCGGTATTCCGGTAAAGGCGATGAAGTGGATGTTTCAGGCCCACGCCCCGCTGAAGGTTCGTCCCGGCACCAATCCGGCGCAGTGGAAGTTTATGCTGTCCATGCTGGCCAACTGTAACGAAAAGTCCTACAGCATCAACAAGTCGCGCATGGTGCGGGTGTCCGAGTACAGCCGTCAGTGCATCAACGCCCTGCAGGACGAGCTGAACCTGCCCTTTGAAGGTCGCCGCAAGGGCCTGTTGCAGGTATTCCGCACCGAGAAGCAGGTGGCCGATGCCGCCAAGGACATCAAGGTGCTGCAGGAGTTTGGCGTGAAGCACACCATGCTCAATGTGGCCGAGTGTATCGCCCGCGAGCCGGCCCTGGCGCGAGTGCAGGACAAGCTGGTGGGCGGACTGCACTTTCCCGATGATCAGACCGGCGACTGCAACCTGTTCACCAAGGCGCTGGCGAGAAAGTGCCAGGAAAAGGGCGTGGTGTTCAAGTTCAACACCGAGATCAAGGCGCTGGTGCGCGACGGCGACGAAATTCGTGGCGTGCAGACCGATCACGGTCTGGAAACCGCCGATCAGGTGCTGGTGTGCATGGGCAGCTATTCGCCCTTCCTGCTGACCCCGCTCGGCATCAGCCTGCCCATTTACCCGGTGAAGGGCTACTCTCTGACCATTGAAGTGAACAAGGACGAAGACGCGCCCCAGTCCACCGTGATGGACGAGACCTACAAGGTGGCCATTACCCGTTTTGAAAACCGTATTCGTGCCGCCGGCACCGCGGAGCTGGCCGATTTCAACAAGGATCTGCCTGCCGCCCGCCGCGAGACCATTGCCCACTCGGTGAGCAGCCTGTTCCCGAAGGGGGGCAAGATGGAAGAGGCCGAGTTCTGGACCGGTTTCCGCCCCATGACCCCGGACGGCACCCCCATCATCGGTGGCACCCGCTACAAGAACCTGTGGCTGAACACCGGCCACGGCACCCTGGGCTGGACCATGGGCGCGGGCTCCGGTGCCCTGATTGCCGACCTGATCTCCGGCAAGCAGCCGGACATCGACAGCGACGGCCTGGCTTTCAGCCGCTACGGTTAA
- a CDS encoding response regulator, whose amino-acid sequence MRRIQEMMAPAKPDARSQKRRWLWLPLLAAALALLFGHGHGLYRQYEDGRQLLRHAEPIVDELYHIHRQVMMPDAEGAVLLDDKVRRLSLLLSRFQQQVSQSNMARLATLTGDQHPDDYLETLQQLQEAELHARHSLAVFADAVGRVPAAEAGPGLQQLLQHSRLYLYTTNPLFVRGLEREAGALRQRTASTPRLKEALYAQGIYTANLRQLIRLRHRFADTNIADFYDWIAGWRQHTEHSRDRLLALALMLVLGLLCAGGGLLYLNNRKWRQASRSARALAQAKTDFLANMSHEIRTPMNAIIGFVSLLQQTALDARQSDYLSKIQLSSDNLLLLINDILDLTKVEAGKLELEDIAFDLNEQLERLAGLFADMSEQKQLEVIINKAPNVPDRLQGDPLRLGQVLTNLVSNALKFTERGEVVVSISVTDEAEPRLCVAVRDTGIGIVPEQQEQLFQSFTQVDASTTRKYGGSGLGLSICRHLVELMGGSIQVHSVPGRGSTFRVTLPLRPARDDKPDFAPVFEPGLKVLVVEDNPQALEVMSGMLRRAGFVVYTAMNIEAARGLLQHRGSELAAVLIDCCLGRENGLELARFIRQQPHLEALPVVVVSAFGRDRPAAQMRALGLEEYVSKPVTWIRLSACLARLLNPAPAPATPAPADTDTEHYRRRLCGRQVLLAEDNRLNQQLIIEYLARVGVSVILADNGRQAVELVSRQAFDAILMDLQMPILDGLEATRQIRRLQRHHDVPIIALTASAMRSDRESSYGSGMNAYVSKPVNRNDLYQALAEQCGRPGTALAQAGSVPAPAPLAPPQAAGLPACRDQLWLLQAAQAEGNWGEAAGLLAELAHCARADGEMVLAEQAEQARHWPERQQALPHARLAELQGALDKALERHDAG is encoded by the coding sequence ATGAGGCGAATACAAGAGATGATGGCGCCCGCAAAACCCGATGCCCGTAGTCAAAAACGCCGCTGGCTGTGGTTGCCATTGCTGGCGGCGGCGCTGGCGCTGCTGTTCGGCCATGGCCACGGGCTCTATCGCCAGTATGAGGACGGACGTCAGCTGTTGCGTCATGCCGAGCCCATCGTCGACGAGCTCTACCATATTCACCGCCAGGTGATGATGCCCGACGCCGAAGGGGCGGTGTTGCTGGATGACAAGGTGCGCCGGCTGAGCCTGCTGTTGTCGCGCTTTCAGCAACAGGTCAGCCAGTCGAACATGGCCAGGCTGGCCACCCTCACCGGGGATCAGCACCCCGACGACTACCTTGAAACCCTGCAGCAGTTGCAGGAGGCCGAGCTGCACGCCCGCCACAGCCTGGCGGTGTTTGCCGACGCGGTGGGCCGGGTGCCGGCGGCCGAGGCCGGCCCGGGCCTGCAGCAACTGCTGCAGCACAGCCGGCTGTATCTGTACACCACCAATCCGCTGTTTGTGCGCGGGCTGGAGCGGGAAGCGGGTGCCCTGCGCCAGCGCACGGCTTCCACGCCACGGCTGAAGGAAGCCCTTTACGCCCAGGGCATTTACACCGCCAACCTGCGCCAGCTGATTCGTCTGCGCCACCGTTTTGCCGATACCAATATCGCCGACTTTTATGACTGGATTGCCGGCTGGCGCCAGCATACCGAGCACAGCCGGGATCGCCTGCTGGCACTGGCGCTGATGCTGGTGCTGGGGCTGCTGTGCGCCGGCGGGGGCCTGCTTTACCTCAACAACCGAAAATGGCGCCAGGCCAGCCGCAGCGCCCGTGCCCTGGCCCAGGCCAAGACCGATTTTCTGGCCAACATGAGCCATGAAATCCGCACCCCCATGAACGCCATCATCGGCTTTGTGTCGCTGTTGCAGCAAACCGCCCTCGACGCCCGCCAGAGTGACTATCTGTCCAAGATCCAGCTGTCTTCCGACAACCTGTTGCTGCTGATCAACGACATTCTCGATCTGACCAAGGTGGAAGCCGGCAAGCTGGAGCTGGAAGACATTGCCTTTGATCTGAACGAGCAGCTGGAGCGGCTGGCGGGGCTGTTTGCCGACATGTCGGAGCAGAAACAGCTGGAGGTCATTATCAACAAGGCACCGAACGTGCCCGACCGGCTGCAGGGCGATCCCCTGCGCCTGGGGCAGGTGCTGACCAACCTGGTCAGCAACGCCCTCAAGTTCACCGAGCGGGGCGAGGTGGTGGTCAGCATTTCGGTTACCGACGAGGCCGAGCCCCGGCTGTGTGTTGCCGTGCGCGACACCGGCATCGGCATTGTGCCCGAGCAGCAGGAGCAGCTGTTTCAGTCCTTTACCCAGGTGGATGCCAGCACCACCCGCAAATATGGCGGCAGCGGCCTGGGGCTCAGTATTTGCCGGCACCTGGTGGAGCTGATGGGCGGCAGCATTCAGGTGCACAGCGTGCCGGGGCGGGGCTCCACCTTCCGCGTGACCCTGCCGCTGCGCCCGGCCCGCGACGACAAGCCCGACTTTGCCCCGGTGTTTGAGCCGGGGCTGAAAGTGCTGGTGGTGGAGGACAACCCCCAGGCGCTGGAGGTGATGAGCGGCATGCTCAGGCGCGCCGGTTTTGTGGTGTATACCGCCATGAACATTGAGGCCGCCCGGGGGCTGCTGCAACACCGGGGCAGCGAGCTGGCGGCCGTGCTGATCGACTGTTGCCTGGGGCGGGAAAACGGCCTTGAGCTGGCCCGCTTCATTCGCCAGCAGCCTCACCTTGAAGCCCTGCCCGTGGTGGTGGTCAGCGCCTTTGGCCGGGATCGTCCGGCGGCGCAGATGCGGGCGCTGGGCCTTGAAGAATATGTGTCCAAGCCGGTGACCTGGATCCGGCTGTCGGCCTGTCTGGCGCGCCTGCTTAATCCGGCGCCGGCTCCCGCCACACCGGCCCCGGCCGACACCGATACCGAGCATTACCGCCGGCGGCTGTGCGGCCGCCAGGTGCTGCTGGCGGAAGATAACCGGCTCAACCAGCAACTGATTATCGAATATCTGGCCCGGGTGGGGGTCTCCGTGATCCTGGCCGACAACGGCCGTCAGGCGGTGGAGCTGGTGTCCCGCCAGGCCTTTGACGCCATTCTGATGGACCTGCAGATGCCCATTCTCGATGGCCTTGAAGCCACCCGCCAGATCCGCCGGCTGCAGCGTCATCACGATGTGCCCATCATCGCCCTCACCGCCAGTGCCATGCGCAGCGATCGGGAAAGCAGCTATGGCTCGGGCATGAATGCCTATGTGTCCAAGCCGGTCAACCGCAATGATCTTTACCAGGCGCTGGCGGAGCAATGTGGCCGGCCCGGCACCGCGCTGGCACAGGCCGGCAGCGTGCCGGCGCCAGCGCCCTTGGCACCGCCACAGGCCGCCGGGCTGCCCGCCTGCCGTGATCAGTTGTGGCTGCTGCAGGCGGCCCAGGCCGAGGGCAACTGGGGCGAGGCCGCCGGCCTGCTGGCCGAGCTGGCGCACTGTGCCCGGGCCGACGGGGAAATGGTCCTGGCCGAGCAGGCCGAGCAGGCCCGGCACTGGCCCGAGCGGCAGCAGGCGCTGCCTCATGCCCGGCTGGCGGAGTTGCAGGGCGCCCTCGACAAGGCCCTGGAACGCCATGACGCAGGCTGA
- a CDS encoding SLC13 family permease, giving the protein MFDHVSQPALPGARTGVLVLCLLALPALMFTLPFEPGVNKGLALLLVIAALWLTEAVHITITALLVPLLAVLLGVLDTGAALGNFANPIIFLFLGGFALAAAMRCQGLDRLVAGRILQLARGRLLAAVLLLFATSAFLSMWISNTATAAMMLPLALGLLRCLDAERHASTYVFVLLGVAYSANIGGIATLVGSPPNAIAAAETGMGFTDWMAIGLPVALLLLPVAIAVLWLLFRPQLNEQVEIADDSLSWNSGRLITLGIFLLTVCLWIFSAPISAALGRLPAFDTLVALLAIILIGMTRVAGWKDIEHQADWGVLLLFGGGLTLSHILKETGTSLFLASHLAEGLASAGPWLILLAITAFVVFLTELASNTASAALLIPVFTAVAEGLGLSPVAVAALIAVSASCAFMLPVATPPNAIVFGSGFVPQRQMMKAGFVINLGCIALLTAWFGLTG; this is encoded by the coding sequence ATGTTCGACCATGTTTCGCAGCCGGCCCTGCCGGGAGCCCGTACGGGCGTGTTAGTGCTTTGTTTGCTGGCGCTGCCGGCGCTGATGTTTACCCTGCCGTTCGAGCCCGGGGTGAATAAGGGGCTGGCACTGCTGCTGGTGATTGCCGCCCTCTGGCTCACGGAAGCGGTGCATATTACCATTACTGCCCTGCTGGTGCCCCTGCTGGCGGTGCTGCTGGGCGTGCTCGATACCGGCGCCGCCCTCGGCAACTTTGCCAACCCCATTATCTTTTTGTTCCTGGGCGGCTTTGCCCTGGCCGCCGCCATGCGCTGTCAGGGGCTGGACCGGCTGGTGGCCGGGCGCATTCTGCAGCTGGCCCGGGGCCGGCTGCTGGCCGCCGTGCTGCTGCTGTTTGCCACCTCGGCGTTTCTTTCCATGTGGATAAGCAACACCGCCACCGCCGCCATGATGCTGCCTCTGGCCCTGGGCCTGCTGCGCTGCCTGGATGCCGAGCGGCACGCCTCCACCTATGTGTTTGTGCTGCTGGGCGTGGCCTACAGCGCCAACATCGGCGGCATCGCCACCCTGGTGGGCAGTCCGCCCAACGCCATTGCCGCCGCCGAAACCGGCATGGGCTTTACCGACTGGATGGCCATTGGCCTGCCCGTTGCCCTGTTGCTGCTACCGGTGGCCATCGCGGTGCTGTGGCTGCTGTTTCGCCCCCAGCTGAACGAGCAGGTGGAGATCGCCGACGACAGCCTGAGCTGGAACTCCGGCCGCCTGATCACCCTGGGCATTTTTCTGCTCACCGTGTGCCTGTGGATCTTCTCGGCCCCCATTTCGGCGGCGCTGGGCCGGCTGCCGGCCTTTGACACCCTGGTGGCGCTGCTGGCCATTATTCTCATCGGCATGACCCGGGTGGCCGGCTGGAAGGACATAGAGCATCAGGCCGACTGGGGCGTGCTGCTGCTGTTTGGCGGCGGTCTCACGTTAAGCCACATTCTCAAGGAAACCGGCACCAGCCTGTTTCTGGCCAGCCACCTGGCGGAAGGCCTGGCCAGTGCCGGCCCCTGGCTGATTTTGCTGGCCATTACCGCCTTCGTGGTGTTTCTCACCGAGCTGGCCTCCAATACCGCCAGCGCTGCCCTGCTGATCCCGGTGTTCACCGCGGTGGCCGAGGGCCTGGGGCTGTCACCGGTGGCGGTGGCGGCGCTGATCGCGGTGTCGGCATCCTGTGCCTTTATGCTGCCGGTAGCCACCCCGCCCAACGCCATTGTGTTCGGCTCGGGGTTTGTGCCCCAGCGGCAGATGATGAAGGCGGGCTTCGTCATCAACCTGGGCTGCATCGCCCTGCTCACCGCCTGGTTTGGCCTGACCGGCTGA
- a CDS encoding DUF1127 domain-containing protein, which translates to MTTHCSSRPATLARGTTQRSTGLLATLGLWLHRSRSRRELAELPPYLLKDIGLNEADRFQEVSKPFWQQ; encoded by the coding sequence ATGACCACGCATTGTTCTTCCCGTCCGGCCACCCTGGCCCGCGGCACCACCCAGCGTTCCACCGGCCTGCTGGCCACCCTTGGCCTCTGGCTGCACCGCAGCCGCTCCCGTCGTGAGCTGGCCGAACTGCCCCCCTATTTGCTGAAGGATATTGGCCTGAACGAAGCCGACCGTTTTCAGGAGGTCAGCAAGCCGTTCTGGCAACAATAA
- a CDS encoding sodium-dependent transporter — MKREQWGSRTGFILAAVGSAVGLGNIWRFPYMAYENGGGAFFIPYLFAMLTAGIPFMILEFTLGQKYRAGAPGTLRQLNARFEWLGWFQVMICAVIAFYYVVVIAWAISYAWFALDQSWGEDSNGFFFGEFLGLGDNSPSSLGGIQTHLLLPLVLAWAASFFATYRGVKGGIEKINKVLMPLLFLLVLILIGRILFLPGALNGINWMFAPDFSKIWDLKVWSAAYGQIFFTLSVGFAIMLSYASYLPEKSDINNNAFMTVLMNCGFSMLAGIMIFGALGYMAEIQDKALTEVVSSGVGLAFVTLPTAINLLPAPGIMGPMFFLALVFAGISSHISIAEAVTTGLMGKTGWSRQKTATLFCGTGFVVSLLFITEGGLLLLDLVDHFINNMALLGSCLLELFLVGWLCKLSDYQQRANALSEFSIGIWWQLCIKFVSIAMLAVILFNNIVGAFRENYGGYSDNEILFIGWGMIAVMLVVAIVINANSKQEVKA, encoded by the coding sequence ATGAAACGAGAACAATGGGGTTCTCGCACCGGCTTTATTCTGGCCGCGGTCGGCTCCGCCGTCGGCCTGGGTAACATCTGGCGCTTCCCCTACATGGCTTACGAGAACGGCGGTGGCGCCTTCTTCATTCCCTACCTGTTTGCCATGCTGACCGCCGGCATTCCCTTCATGATCCTGGAGTTTACCCTGGGTCAGAAGTACCGCGCCGGCGCTCCCGGCACCCTGCGCCAGCTGAATGCCCGCTTTGAATGGCTGGGCTGGTTCCAGGTGATGATCTGCGCGGTGATCGCCTTTTATTACGTGGTGGTCATCGCCTGGGCCATTTCCTATGCCTGGTTTGCCCTGGATCAGAGCTGGGGCGAAGACAGCAACGGCTTCTTCTTTGGCGAGTTTCTCGGCCTGGGCGACAACTCGCCGTCCAGCCTGGGCGGCATTCAGACCCACTTGCTACTGCCACTGGTACTGGCCTGGGCCGCCAGCTTCTTTGCCACCTACCGGGGCGTAAAGGGCGGTATTGAAAAAATCAACAAGGTGCTGATGCCGCTGCTGTTCCTGCTGGTGCTGATACTGATCGGCCGCATTCTGTTCCTGCCCGGTGCCCTGAACGGCATCAACTGGATGTTTGCCCCCGACTTCAGCAAGATCTGGGATCTCAAGGTATGGTCCGCCGCCTATGGCCAGATCTTCTTCACCCTCAGTGTGGGCTTTGCCATCATGCTGTCTTACGCCAGCTACCTGCCGGAAAAGTCCGACATCAACAACAACGCCTTTATGACGGTGCTGATGAACTGCGGCTTTTCCATGCTGGCCGGCATCATGATCTTCGGCGCCCTGGGTTACATGGCCGAGATCCAGGACAAGGCGCTGACCGAGGTGGTGAGCTCGGGCGTGGGCCTGGCCTTTGTCACCCTGCCCACCGCCATTAACCTGCTGCCCGCCCCCGGCATCATGGGCCCCATGTTCTTCCTGGCACTGGTCTTTGCCGGCATCAGCTCGCACATCTCCATTGCCGAGGCGGTCACCACCGGCCTGATGGGCAAAACCGGCTGGAGCCGGCAGAAAACCGCCACCCTCTTCTGTGGCACCGGCTTTGTGGTGAGCCTGCTGTTCATTACCGAAGGCGGTCTGCTGCTGCTGGATCTGGTGGATCACTTCATCAACAACATGGCGCTGCTGGGCTCCTGCCTGCTGGAGCTGTTCCTGGTGGGCTGGCTGTGCAAGCTGTCCGATTATCAGCAACGGGCCAATGCGCTGTCGGAATTCAGCATCGGCATCTGGTGGCAGCTGTGCATCAAGTTCGTGTCCATCGCCATGCTGGCGGTGATCCTGTTCAACAACATCGTCGGCGCCTTCAGGGAAAACTACGGTGGCTACAGCGATAATGAAATTCTGTTTATCGGCTGGGGCATGATTGCGGTGATGCTGGTGGTGGCCATTGTCATCAACGCCAACAGCAAACAGGAGGTGAAAGCATGA
- a CDS encoding MetS family NSS transporter small subunit: protein MTTGAIIMMLIGLGITWGGAALCIRRAMKARQ, encoded by the coding sequence ATGACGACCGGCGCCATTATCATGATGCTGATAGGACTCGGCATCACCTGGGGCGGAGCCGCCCTGTGCATTCGCCGGGCCATGAAGGCCAGGCAGTAA
- a CDS encoding ATP-dependent zinc protease family protein yields MKIDDKWLLGRVEWLWLPALSDSVKARIDSGAKTSSMSATDIEEFERDGEAWIRFRFLHDRHSSRLEAPLSRYVKIRQANSKKADRRPVVLLPVQVGDLEKQVEFTLKDRTRMLYPVLLGREFMNDDVLIDPSRRFVQPRFAPAAP; encoded by the coding sequence GTGAAAATTGATGATAAATGGCTGTTGGGCCGGGTGGAGTGGTTATGGTTGCCGGCGCTGAGCGACAGCGTCAAGGCGCGCATTGATTCAGGGGCCAAGACCTCGTCGATGTCGGCCACCGACATTGAGGAATTTGAACGGGACGGTGAAGCCTGGATCCGGTTTCGCTTTCTTCACGACCGTCATTCATCTCGTCTGGAAGCCCCCCTCAGCCGCTATGTGAAAATTCGTCAGGCCAACAGCAAGAAAGCGGATCGCCGTCCGGTTGTGCTGCTGCCGGTGCAGGTGGGCGATCTGGAAAAGCAGGTGGAGTTTACTCTCAAGGATCGGACCCGCATGCTGTATCCGGTGCTGCTGGGCCGGGAGTTCATGAACGACGATGTGTTGATCGATCCGTCCCGCCGCTTTGTGCAGCCCAGGTTCGCGCCCGCAGCACCGTAA